One Mesorhizobium sp. L-2-11 genomic region harbors:
- a CDS encoding type VI secretion system tube protein Hcp: MPVKIDGFLKVPDIKGPSVRDGHEDEIEVHGVDYKMIAPYDPNSLSRRGRVSLGMIKFTKHYDKSSPYLKKALFDNKALDEVVFSARRTIDGETSDYLVVTLTDASIMEYDMTQAEDEEDLIEEEVSFAYKKIKFVYDKDDEIEMDVYVGK; the protein is encoded by the coding sequence ATGCCCGTGAAAATTGATGGTTTTCTAAAAGTTCCGGATATCAAAGGGCCAAGCGTTCGCGACGGCCACGAGGACGAAATCGAAGTCCACGGGGTCGATTACAAGATGATCGCGCCATATGATCCGAATTCGCTCTCGCGCCGCGGCCGCGTGTCGCTGGGGATGATCAAGTTCACCAAGCATTATGACAAGTCCTCGCCCTATCTGAAAAAGGCGCTGTTCGACAACAAGGCGCTGGATGAAGTGGTGTTCTCCGCACGCCGGACCATAGATGGCGAAACCAGCGACTACCTGGTCGTCACCCTGACCGACGCTTCGATCATGGAATACGACATGACGCAGGCCGAGGACGAGGAAGACCTGATCGAGGAGGAGGTCAGCTTCGCCTACAAGAAGATCAAGTTCGTCTATGACAAGGATGACGAAATCGAAATGGATGTCTATGTCGGCAAGTGA
- the tssA gene encoding type VI secretion system protein TssA: MIDLALWLNPLDGENPSGEDLRNDPAFHELERLTEPQVKVVHGGHNQPSSQSTIPVDWPAVLDKAEELRAHGRDLRLLVIVTRALANEQRLAGLAHGLTLVARTFDQHWETMHPALRPGASPRDAALRRINALLDLQNGQDGLLADLRRMTFFAPRPIGPISGRDLEQGALDERVVLLEAASGLNAAEKAALASAHSQLLNRVHSGCKAQADQANAEMMSLIADAQAAITALDAVETALNVRLQGGGAAVPELKRFLQRLLSTLERNSAIETATNGAAEPAPTTANPELPARNGQMPAQKGQGADTMASLASYAEPSTGLPERISSRDDVVKCLDLVVAFYDRTEPSSPIPHLARRVRRMVHMDFVELMEDLAPSGLKEFRLLAGVPDAKKTAQKDER; this comes from the coding sequence GTGATCGATCTCGCACTCTGGCTGAATCCGCTGGACGGTGAAAATCCGTCGGGGGAGGATTTGCGCAACGATCCAGCCTTTCATGAGCTGGAGCGTCTCACCGAGCCGCAGGTCAAGGTCGTCCATGGCGGCCACAACCAGCCCTCATCGCAAAGCACCATTCCGGTCGACTGGCCTGCCGTCCTCGACAAGGCGGAGGAATTGCGTGCGCATGGCCGGGATCTGCGCCTGCTCGTCATTGTCACGCGCGCGCTGGCCAATGAGCAGCGGCTCGCCGGGCTCGCGCATGGCCTGACGCTTGTTGCGCGGACCTTCGATCAGCACTGGGAGACCATGCACCCGGCCCTGCGGCCCGGTGCTTCACCACGCGACGCCGCCTTGCGTCGCATAAACGCGCTGCTCGACCTCCAGAATGGTCAGGACGGGCTGTTGGCGGACTTGCGACGAATGACGTTCTTCGCGCCGCGCCCTATCGGACCGATCAGCGGACGCGATCTGGAACAAGGCGCACTCGACGAACGGGTCGTGCTTCTGGAAGCGGCCTCGGGATTGAATGCGGCGGAAAAGGCAGCGCTGGCCAGCGCGCACAGTCAACTTCTGAACCGGGTTCATAGCGGATGCAAGGCGCAGGCCGATCAAGCCAATGCGGAGATGATGTCGCTCATTGCCGACGCCCAAGCGGCGATCACCGCCCTTGATGCGGTCGAGACTGCTCTCAACGTTCGTCTGCAGGGCGGTGGCGCCGCTGTTCCGGAATTGAAACGGTTTCTGCAGCGTTTGCTGTCGACCCTCGAACGGAATTCGGCAATCGAGACCGCGACGAACGGCGCGGCCGAGCCAGCCCCGACGACGGCAAATCCGGAACTACCCGCTCGAAACGGTCAAATGCCTGCTCAAAAGGGTCAGGGAGCCGATACTATGGCAAGTCTGGCGAGTTACGCCGAACCGAGCACGGGGCTGCCGGAGCGGATTTCCTCGCGCGACGACGTCGTGAAATGCCTCGACCTCGTCGTCGCCTTTTATGACCGCACCGAACCGTCGAGCCCGATCCCGCACCTGGCCCGCCGGGTGCGCCGGATGGTGCATATGGATTTCGTTGAACTGATGGAAGATCTCGCTCCGTCGGGGCTGAAGGAATTCCGACTGCTTGCCGGCGTTCCCGATGCCAAGAAGACGGCCCAGAAGGATGAAAGGTAA
- the tssC gene encoding type VI secretion system contractile sheath large subunit, translating to MAEQQKTADVAAEAETIDLGEFSGLLEKDFKVKKDDSEKLQQLVRNLALAAQSRSETTTISSNAIKSIKSLIAGIDKMLSEQVNEILHAPEVREMEGTWRGLWYLINNTETDQKLKIRVMNISKEQLADTLEDYEGQMWDQSPIFKKVYTDEYSMLGGEPIGCLIGAYEFSNHPRDVGLLRNISGVCASAHTPFIAAASPRLFRMDSWQELPNPQDLQQIVSNAAYASWQSLRESEDARYIGLTMPRVLARLPYGTDTVPVKGFTFEEEVQGDHNKYVWMNAAFPMGVNINRSHKLYGWGTQIRGVENGGTVINLPVHSFPTDDGSVAMKCPTEVAIDDRREAELAKLGLMPILHRKNTDLAAFIGAHSLQDDETRAGRLVDPDAQSNERLSANLPYLFPVSRFAHYLKAIARDKIGSFKERSDMQIWLTEWINRYVLANPAFADDKARAKRPLAAAEVQVDSVEGRPGYYNARFYLRPHYQLEGINASLRLVSELPSVKA from the coding sequence ATGGCCGAACAGCAAAAAACCGCAGACGTCGCCGCCGAGGCGGAGACCATCGATCTCGGAGAATTCAGCGGGCTCCTGGAAAAGGATTTCAAGGTCAAGAAGGACGATAGCGAGAAGCTGCAGCAACTCGTTCGCAATCTCGCGCTGGCGGCGCAGTCGCGATCCGAAACCACGACCATCTCGTCCAACGCGATCAAGTCGATCAAGTCGCTGATCGCGGGCATCGACAAGATGCTGTCGGAGCAGGTCAACGAGATCCTGCACGCGCCGGAAGTGCGCGAAATGGAAGGCACATGGCGCGGCCTGTGGTATCTCATCAACAACACCGAGACGGATCAGAAGCTGAAGATCCGGGTGATGAACATTTCCAAGGAGCAACTCGCCGACACGCTTGAAGACTATGAAGGCCAGATGTGGGACCAGAGCCCGATCTTCAAGAAGGTCTATACGGACGAGTATTCGATGCTGGGCGGCGAGCCAATCGGCTGCCTGATCGGCGCCTACGAATTCTCCAACCATCCGCGTGACGTCGGCCTGTTGCGCAACATCTCGGGCGTCTGCGCCTCGGCGCACACGCCGTTTATCGCGGCGGCCTCGCCGCGCCTGTTCCGCATGGACAGCTGGCAGGAACTGCCGAACCCGCAGGACCTGCAGCAGATCGTCTCCAACGCCGCCTACGCCTCGTGGCAATCGCTGCGCGAGAGCGAGGATGCGCGCTATATCGGCTTGACTATGCCGCGGGTCCTGGCGCGACTGCCCTACGGCACTGATACCGTTCCGGTGAAGGGTTTCACCTTCGAGGAAGAGGTCCAGGGCGACCACAATAAATACGTCTGGATGAACGCCGCCTTCCCAATGGGCGTGAACATAAACCGCAGCCACAAGCTCTATGGCTGGGGCACGCAGATCCGCGGCGTCGAGAACGGCGGCACAGTGATCAACCTGCCGGTGCACTCCTTCCCCACCGACGACGGATCGGTGGCGATGAAATGTCCGACGGAAGTCGCCATCGACGACCGGCGCGAGGCAGAACTGGCCAAGCTCGGCCTGATGCCCATCCTGCACCGGAAGAACACGGATCTGGCGGCTTTCATCGGCGCGCATTCGCTGCAGGACGACGAGACCCGCGCCGGCCGGCTGGTCGATCCCGACGCGCAGTCGAACGAGCGGCTGAGCGCCAACCTGCCCTATCTCTTCCCGGTTTCGCGGTTTGCGCATTACCTCAAAGCCATCGCGCGCGACAAGATCGGGTCGTTCAAGGAGCGGTCGGACATGCAGATCTGGTTGACCGAGTGGATCAACCGATACGTGCTGGCCAACCCGGCCTTTGCCGACGACAAAGCGCGCGCCAAGCGCCCGCTTGCCGCCGCCGAGGTCCAGGTCGACAGCGTCGAGGGGCGGCCGGGCTACTACAACGCCCGCTTCTATCTACGCCCGCATTACCAGTTGGAGGGCATCAACGCCTCGCTTCGACTGGTGTCGGAACTACCGTCCGTAAAGGCTTGA
- the tssB gene encoding type VI secretion system contractile sheath small subunit, translating into MPAESKAKVIERNRAPRVQIAYDVETYGSPTTIELPFVMGVMADLSGASQTKEAMKSVLDRAFVETDANRFPKFMEALGPRVKARVKNTLPQAEGAEREEELALDLTFTKMGDFAPDKIAEQVPQLAEILKMRRQLEELLGFMDGRVDAEKRIAQLLNNEPLLGKIASQALSDEDKVEV; encoded by the coding sequence ATGCCAGCTGAAAGCAAAGCGAAAGTCATCGAACGGAACCGCGCTCCGCGCGTGCAGATCGCCTATGACGTGGAAACCTATGGTAGCCCGACGACGATCGAATTGCCGTTCGTCATGGGGGTGATGGCCGATCTTTCCGGCGCCTCACAGACCAAGGAAGCGATGAAGTCGGTACTGGACCGCGCCTTTGTCGAAACCGACGCGAATCGCTTCCCCAAGTTCATGGAGGCGCTCGGGCCACGCGTGAAAGCCCGCGTGAAGAATACACTACCCCAGGCGGAGGGCGCCGAGCGGGAGGAAGAGCTGGCGCTCGATCTTACCTTCACCAAGATGGGCGATTTCGCCCCGGACAAGATTGCCGAACAGGTCCCGCAACTGGCCGAGATCCTCAAGATGCGTCGCCAGCTCGAAGAACTGCTCGGCTTCATGGATGGCCGCGTCGACGCCGAAAAGCGCATCGCGCAGCTTCTGAACAACGAGCCGCTTCTTGGCAAGATCGCCAGCCAGGCATTGTCGGACGAAGACAAGGTTGAGGTGTAA
- the tssE gene encoding type VI secretion system baseplate subunit TssE: MSASEARRTGADKLQVTGSSRAKREAVQPSLWDRLVNDLPGVTSEIDGLRQTLQDELGADRLDTLLAGSARLIDADMELTSDQKRRLHRLGFQIQHRAEIESRGVVVSARVLREAVRRDIEALFNTERFEAVPLLSDFENEQAADNPPSLADFPEVRRSVVNYGVPSFSGRSSRDFDRDALAREIRSVLATFEPRLRESATKVAVTLGDKSAGLKIEIDAVLIMTPTPERMRLRTTVNLDNGLARTEFRES; this comes from the coding sequence ATGTCGGCAAGTGAGGCGCGGCGGACCGGCGCCGACAAGCTACAGGTTACCGGCAGTTCGCGGGCGAAACGCGAGGCGGTCCAGCCCTCTCTTTGGGACCGCCTCGTCAACGACCTGCCGGGCGTCACCTCCGAGATAGACGGGCTGCGTCAGACCTTGCAGGACGAGCTGGGCGCGGACCGGCTGGATACGCTCCTTGCCGGCAGCGCGCGGCTCATCGATGCCGACATGGAACTGACATCCGATCAGAAGCGGCGTCTGCACCGCCTGGGCTTTCAGATCCAACACCGCGCCGAAATCGAAAGCCGTGGCGTGGTCGTATCGGCCCGCGTCCTCAGGGAGGCGGTGCGGCGCGACATCGAGGCCCTGTTCAACACCGAGCGTTTCGAAGCTGTTCCGCTTCTTTCCGATTTCGAAAACGAACAGGCTGCAGACAATCCGCCATCGCTGGCCGATTTTCCCGAAGTGCGCCGAAGCGTGGTCAACTACGGCGTGCCGTCGTTTTCGGGCCGTTCGTCCCGCGACTTCGATCGCGATGCCCTGGCGCGCGAGATCCGCTCGGTTCTTGCCACATTCGAGCCGCGTCTTAGGGAAAGCGCAACCAAGGTAGCGGTGACCCTTGGTGACAAGAGTGCGGGCCTGAAGATCGAGATAGACGCTGTGCTGATCATGACGCCGACGCCGGAACGCATGCGCCTGCGCACAACAGTCAACCTCGATAACGGTTTGGCGCGGACCGAATTCAGGGAAAGCTGA
- a CDS encoding NAD/NADP octopine/nopaline dehydrogenase family protein, producing the protein MRVGIVGAGSIAFGVACLLEQMGHQAMLWSPSGERTKELATGKALTASGAITGEFHPKVAAGAAELVDSVEVVVVALPGYGHKFAFDAIAPHVRTDQTVIISSHASFGALYLSRELAAHDVTATIIAWGTTVVAGRQKGQAEVNVSTVRKKVDIATVPHARSTEGMALCEKLFGDRFVDRGSLMAIAVSNLNPQNHMGIALCNLTRMERGETWSQGQNVTPKVGRLLEQLDEERLAIAAALGQDVRTIFQHFHLSFHVPLASISQMNQAMHEAGNGGQGPTTADSRYVLEDVPFGLVATAKLGRLVGKPAALHESGIQIFSALYGRDFVGENDLLAALDMDAMSLDDLRRLSRDGYGLPA; encoded by the coding sequence ATGCGAGTTGGTATCGTGGGCGCCGGGTCGATCGCGTTTGGAGTTGCCTGCCTGCTGGAGCAGATGGGACATCAGGCCATGCTCTGGTCGCCATCGGGCGAGCGCACGAAGGAATTGGCGACGGGCAAAGCGCTCACCGCTTCCGGCGCGATCACGGGAGAGTTTCACCCGAAGGTCGCCGCAGGTGCTGCCGAGCTGGTGGACAGTGTCGAGGTGGTCGTGGTCGCCCTGCCCGGCTATGGGCACAAGTTCGCCTTCGACGCGATTGCGCCGCATGTGCGCACCGACCAGACCGTCATCATCAGCTCGCACGCCTCGTTCGGCGCGCTCTATCTGTCACGCGAGCTCGCGGCACACGACGTGACGGCAACCATCATCGCCTGGGGAACAACAGTCGTTGCAGGACGGCAGAAGGGTCAGGCCGAAGTCAATGTCTCGACTGTGCGCAAGAAAGTAGACATCGCCACTGTACCCCATGCGCGCAGCACCGAAGGCATGGCGCTGTGCGAAAAGCTGTTCGGCGATCGCTTCGTCGACCGTGGCAGCCTGATGGCAATCGCGGTCAGCAACCTTAACCCGCAGAATCACATGGGGATCGCGCTCTGCAATCTGACGCGCATGGAGCGCGGCGAGACCTGGAGCCAGGGGCAGAACGTCACGCCCAAGGTTGGACGGTTGCTCGAGCAACTCGACGAGGAGCGGCTGGCGATCGCTGCCGCGCTCGGGCAGGACGTGCGCACCATCTTCCAGCACTTCCATCTTTCGTTCCACGTGCCGCTGGCCTCGATCTCGCAGATGAACCAGGCGATGCATGAAGCCGGCAATGGCGGGCAAGGACCGACGACGGCGGACAGCCGCTATGTGCTCGAGGACGTGCCCTTTGGTCTGGTCGCAACGGCCAAGCTCGGCCGTCTCGTCGGCAAGCCGGCTGCGTTGCATGAATCCGGTATCCAGATTTTTTCGGCGCTTTACGGACGTGATTTCGTCGGCGAGAACGATCTTCTCGCGGCGCTGGACATGGACGCTATGTCGCTCGACGACCTCCGGCGGCTTTCGCGCGACGGCTACGGCCTCCCGGCCTGA
- a CDS encoding MATE family efflux transporter, with translation MVDTTVAGHLSGPQHLGGVALGCILFSFLFWSFGFLRMATTGLAAQAYGANDHVELRKHLLRALLIASLSGVVIVCLQWPIISTGITLMGGSAAVQHSAADYAYARIWSSPASLGNFVVLGYLLGSQRVTLALVLQIGMNIFNLVATLFLAIGLDWGVAGIGAGTAVAEWATFLTALLFVKPFKGMNPAIVRAILDRAAFARLFGVNIDIFLRSFFLLVSFGWFTRAGAAEGEVVLAANAVLMNLHSFMAYGLDGFAHATETLVGSAIGSRDRTALRGVIRAAGIWSLAVALLFSLSYWLAGDAIVSLLTDQQAIRETAARFLPYVVILPIASFAGFLLDGIFIGALRTRELRNSMFLSTAVFLGTAYFLQASLGNHGLWIAMIAFMLFRAGALGSYLGRILRA, from the coding sequence ATGGTTGACACGACCGTGGCCGGGCACCTGAGTGGCCCACAGCACCTCGGCGGCGTTGCGCTGGGCTGCATCCTGTTCAGCTTCCTGTTCTGGAGCTTCGGTTTCCTGCGCATGGCAACCACGGGGCTCGCTGCGCAGGCCTATGGAGCCAACGACCATGTCGAATTGCGCAAGCACCTCCTGCGTGCCTTGCTGATCGCTTCTCTGTCGGGTGTCGTGATCGTTTGCCTGCAGTGGCCGATCATCAGCACAGGCATCACTCTGATGGGCGGCAGCGCGGCGGTGCAGCATAGCGCGGCGGACTACGCTTATGCGCGGATATGGTCGTCGCCGGCGTCGCTGGGCAATTTTGTGGTGCTCGGCTATCTGCTCGGCAGCCAGCGCGTGACCTTGGCACTGGTCCTGCAGATCGGCATGAATATTTTCAATCTGGTGGCTACTCTCTTTCTCGCGATTGGCCTGGATTGGGGCGTCGCCGGCATCGGCGCAGGCACTGCAGTCGCGGAATGGGCGACATTCCTCACAGCGCTGCTTTTTGTGAAGCCCTTCAAGGGAATGAACCCGGCGATAGTTCGGGCCATCCTCGACCGGGCAGCCTTCGCAAGATTGTTCGGGGTCAACATAGACATTTTCCTGCGCAGCTTCTTCCTGCTGGTCTCGTTCGGCTGGTTCACGCGTGCGGGAGCCGCCGAAGGCGAAGTCGTACTGGCTGCCAATGCGGTTCTGATGAACCTGCACAGCTTCATGGCCTACGGCCTCGATGGATTCGCGCATGCGACGGAAACGCTGGTCGGCTCAGCCATAGGCTCCAGGGACAGGACCGCATTGCGCGGCGTGATCAGGGCTGCCGGCATCTGGTCGCTGGCAGTGGCGCTGCTGTTCTCACTGTCCTACTGGCTGGCGGGCGATGCGATCGTCAGCCTGCTGACCGACCAGCAGGCAATCAGGGAAACCGCAGCCAGGTTTTTGCCCTATGTCGTCATCCTTCCAATCGCGTCATTTGCAGGCTTTCTCCTGGACGGTATTTTCATCGGGGCACTGCGCACCCGCGAATTGCGCAACAGCATGTTCCTGTCGACTGCGGTGTTTCTCGGGACCGCCTATTTCCTGCAGGCCTCGTTGGGGAACCACGGGCTCTGGATCGCGATGATCGCGTTCATGCTGTTTCGCGCCGGCGCGCTCGGAAGTTATCTCGGCCGCATATTGCGGGCTTAG
- the tssH gene encoding type VI secretion system ATPase TssH codes for MEQRRSSQSFKRKELVGKLNPVCLRAFKAAADTAKLRGNPYVELVHFIEQLVLSERSDVQLILADAGVDASRLTADMTRAVDKLPYGATSIEEFSDHIFHAIKEAWGLAGLEFSVDEVRSAHILLACLKTPVLEGLLSKISGEFDKIDAQAVIARFADVVEGSLEAGAATAVAAAETPRRAPGGDSALAKYATDLTQRALDGKIDPVVGRDPEIRQIVDILMRRRQNNPILTGEAGVGKTAVVEGFALRIAQGDVPPTLQGVSVRMLDVGLMQAGASVKGEFEKRLKAVIDEVQSSETPVILFIDEAHTLIGAGGAAGTGDAANLLKPALARGELRTIAATTWAEYKQHIEKDPALTRRFQVVKIDEPSEAVAVLMLRGVAGVLEQHHKVQILDEAIEAAVGLSHRYIPARQLPDKAVSLLDTACARVAISQHATPAEVEDIMRRRQALEVEFAIIGREAAIGIDVADRQARVETGLAETELTLAAAQQRWDREKALVGEILELRARLRGEGVPLDAVEPPEAVAETAGADAPEVIAPETDAPETDADMTAVADPSPPDPAADLARLRELMAELAQAQGETPLILPSVDRNAVAAVVQDWTGIPTGRMLSSQTEKALRLAVTLSERVVGQDHAMEMIARRVQTSRAGLGAPEKPVGVFLLCGPSGVGKTETALALAETLYGGEQNLISINMSEFQEAHTVSTLKGAPPGYVGYGKGGILTEAVRRKPYSVILLDEVEKAHPDVHEIFFQVFDKGMMDDSEGRRIDFKNTLILLTSNVGSEVIMDRTSSGTVRAGLDDLDTALRAPLLKVFPAAFLGRVVTIPYYPLSDMMIEAITRHQFAKIARRLRSSNDAELVIGDGVMDLVKARCTEIESGGRMIDAILTNTLLPELSRGVLNRSLEGEKMTKVTVGASEGGFTYSFE; via the coding sequence ATGGAACAGCGCCGGTCGTCGCAGAGCTTTAAACGCAAGGAACTGGTCGGCAAGCTCAACCCCGTCTGTTTGCGCGCCTTCAAGGCGGCGGCCGACACCGCCAAGCTGCGCGGCAATCCTTATGTCGAGCTCGTTCACTTCATCGAGCAACTGGTGCTTTCAGAGCGCTCTGATGTGCAACTGATACTGGCAGACGCTGGGGTGGATGCGAGCCGGCTCACGGCCGATATGACCCGCGCCGTCGACAAGCTGCCTTACGGCGCCACGTCGATCGAGGAATTTTCCGATCATATCTTTCACGCCATCAAGGAGGCCTGGGGCCTGGCCGGGCTGGAATTCAGCGTCGACGAAGTGCGCAGTGCGCATATTCTGCTCGCCTGCCTGAAGACGCCGGTGCTGGAAGGCCTGCTGTCGAAGATCAGTGGCGAATTCGACAAGATCGATGCGCAGGCCGTCATTGCGCGGTTCGCAGACGTCGTGGAGGGTTCGCTCGAAGCCGGCGCCGCGACTGCGGTTGCCGCCGCCGAAACACCGCGGCGGGCTCCGGGCGGGGATTCGGCGCTGGCGAAATATGCGACCGACCTGACCCAGCGCGCCCTCGACGGCAAGATCGATCCGGTCGTCGGGCGCGATCCCGAGATCAGGCAGATCGTCGATATCCTGATGCGACGCCGGCAAAACAACCCGATCCTGACTGGTGAGGCGGGTGTCGGCAAAACCGCCGTCGTCGAGGGCTTTGCCTTGCGCATTGCCCAGGGCGACGTGCCGCCGACGCTGCAGGGCGTCAGCGTGCGCATGCTCGATGTCGGCCTGATGCAGGCGGGCGCAAGCGTAAAGGGCGAATTCGAAAAACGGCTGAAGGCGGTCATTGACGAGGTGCAATCCTCTGAGACGCCGGTCATCCTCTTCATTGACGAAGCTCACACCTTGATCGGCGCCGGCGGCGCGGCTGGAACCGGTGATGCGGCCAATCTGCTGAAGCCGGCGCTGGCACGCGGTGAGCTTCGCACGATCGCGGCAACGACCTGGGCCGAATACAAGCAGCACATCGAGAAGGATCCGGCGCTTACCCGTCGCTTCCAGGTCGTTAAGATAGATGAGCCGTCGGAAGCGGTGGCCGTTCTCATGCTGCGCGGTGTCGCCGGTGTCCTCGAGCAGCATCACAAGGTGCAGATACTCGACGAGGCGATCGAGGCGGCGGTTGGCCTGTCCCACCGCTACATCCCGGCGCGGCAACTGCCCGACAAGGCCGTGAGCCTTCTCGACACCGCCTGCGCCCGTGTCGCCATTTCGCAGCATGCCACCCCTGCCGAGGTCGAGGACATCATGCGCCGCCGCCAGGCGCTGGAGGTCGAATTCGCCATCATCGGCCGCGAGGCAGCGATCGGCATCGACGTGGCCGACCGGCAGGCTCGGGTCGAAACTGGGCTTGCCGAGACCGAACTCACGCTTGCTGCCGCGCAGCAACGTTGGGATCGGGAAAAGGCGCTGGTTGGCGAGATACTCGAACTGCGCGCCAGGCTGCGCGGCGAGGGTGTGCCGCTCGACGCCGTGGAGCCTCCAGAGGCGGTCGCCGAAACCGCGGGCGCCGATGCCCCCGAGGTCATAGCGCCTGAAACCGATGCGCCTGAAACCGATGCGGATATGACGGCCGTTGCCGATCCTTCTCCACCCGATCCGGCTGCCGATCTCGCGCGGCTGCGCGAACTGATGGCCGAACTCGCACAAGCGCAGGGCGAGACGCCGCTGATCCTGCCGTCAGTCGACCGCAACGCCGTGGCCGCCGTGGTGCAGGACTGGACCGGCATCCCGACCGGCCGGATGCTGTCGAGCCAGACCGAAAAGGCGCTGCGGCTCGCCGTCACACTGTCCGAGCGCGTGGTCGGTCAGGATCACGCCATGGAAATGATTGCCAGGCGCGTGCAGACCAGCCGCGCCGGGCTCGGCGCACCCGAAAAGCCGGTGGGGGTTTTTCTGCTCTGCGGTCCCTCGGGCGTCGGCAAGACCGAAACCGCGCTGGCCCTGGCCGAGACGCTCTATGGCGGCGAGCAGAACCTCATTTCGATCAACATGTCCGAGTTCCAGGAGGCGCACACCGTCTCAACCCTGAAGGGTGCGCCACCCGGATATGTCGGCTACGGCAAGGGCGGCATCCTCACCGAGGCGGTTCGGCGCAAGCCCTATTCGGTAATCCTGCTTGACGAGGTCGAAAAGGCGCATCCGGATGTGCATGAAATCTTCTTCCAGGTCTTCGACAAGGGAATGATGGACGACAGTGAAGGCCGGCGGATTGATTTCAAGAACACGCTGATCCTGCTCACCTCGAACGTCGGCTCCGAAGTCATCATGGACCGGACCAGCAGCGGCACGGTGCGGGCGGGGCTCGACGATCTCGACACAGCATTGCGCGCCCCGCTGCTGAAGGTTTTCCCAGCGGCGTTTCTTGGCCGGGTGGTAACCATTCCCTACTACCCGCTCTCGGACATGATGATCGAAGCGATCACCCGCCATCAGTTCGCTAAGATCGCCCGCCGCCTGCGCTCGAGCAACGACGCCGAGTTGGTGATCGGTGACGGCGTCATGGATCTGGTCAAAGCCCGCTGCACCGAGATCGAATCCGGCGGGCGAATGATCGACGCCATTTTGACAAACACGCTTCTGCCGGAATTGAGCCGTGGCGTGCTGAACCGGTCGCTCGAGGGCGAAAAGATGACGAAGGTGACGGTCGGAGCCTCCGAAGGAGGTTTCACCTATTCCTTCGAATAG